The following are encoded in a window of Thunnus albacares chromosome 17, fThuAlb1.1, whole genome shotgun sequence genomic DNA:
- the si:dkey-204f11.64 gene encoding guanine nucleotide-binding protein G(I)/G(S)/G(O) subunit gamma-5, giving the protein MSNNAAPNSSLVIAQKAVKQLRLEASVRRIKVSQAAAELKTFCLQNAHKDPLLTGVPSSDNPFRPPKSCVLL; this is encoded by the exons ATGTCGAACAACGCCGCCCCAAACAGCAGTTTAGTCATCGCTCAGAAAGCAGTGAAGCAGCTTCGTCTAGAGGCCAGCGTCCGTCGGATAAAG GTttctcaggctgctgctgaacTGAAGACCTTCTGTTTGCAAAATGCTCACAAAGACCCTCTCCTCACCGGAGTGCCCTCCAGCGATAACCCATTCAGGCCTCCCAAGTCATGTGTCCTCCTCTGA
- the LOC122967067 gene encoding ATP-dependent Clp protease proteolytic subunit, mitochondrial: MLLRRVLHMGGLTLKHSRSIHHSPAWRSPLIPIVVEQTGRGERAYDIYSRLLRERIICVMGPIDDSVASLVIAQLLFLQSESNNKPIHMYINSPGGVVTAGLAIYDTMQYILNPISTWCVGQAASMGSLLLAAGSTGMRHSLPNARIMVHQPSGGARGQATDIAIQAEEILKLKRQINHIYAKHTGQPLETIESVMERDRYMSPMEAQDFGLIDRVLVHPPQAGQDEPELVQKEPAAAASPSPAPESSVPEPASPGTNPPSSYKPEP; this comes from the exons ATGCTGCTACGA AGGGTGCTGCACATGGGAGGATTGACACTGAAACACAGCAGATCCATCCATCACAGTCCTGCATGGAGGAGTCCTCTAATACCCATAGTTGTGGAGCAGACG GGGAGAGGAGAACGAGCGTATGACATCTATTCTCGCCTCCTGAGAGAGAGGATCATTTGTGTAATGGGTCCC ATTGATGACTCCGTAGCCAGTCTGGTTATTGCCCAGCTGCTCTTTCTTCAGTCAGAAAGCAACAACAAACCCATCCACATGTACATCAACAGCCCTG GCGGTGTGGTGACAGCAGGCCTGGCCATTTACGACACCATGCAGTATATCCTTAATCCCATCTCCACCTGGTGTGTTGGCCAGGCAGCCAGCATGGGCAGCTTGCTCCTGGCAGCGGGATCGACAGGCATGAGGCATTCACTGCCCAACGCCCGCATCATGGTCCACCAGCCTTCAGGAGGTGCCAGG GGTCAGGCCACAGACATCGCCATCCAGGCTGAGGAGATCCTTAAACTGAAGAGACAGATCAACCACATCTACGCCAAACACACGGGACAACCGCTGGAAACCATCG AGAGTGTGATGGAAAGGGATCGCTACATGAGCCCCATGGAGGCGCAGGACTTCGGTCTCATCGACCGGGTCCTGGTCCACCCGCCTCAGGCAGGCCAGGATGAGCCTGAGCTGGTGCAGAAAGAGCCGGCGGCGGCAGCCAGTCCCTCTCCGGCACCGGAGTCTTCAGTCCCTGAACCGGCCTCCCCAGGGACAAATCCCCCTTCCTCGTACAAACCTGAGCCATGA